The sequence below is a genomic window from Acidobacteriota bacterium.
CCTCATGGCCCTCCCGCTCTTCGCCTTCCTGAAGCGAAGGACACGAACTCTTCACATCTGGCTGGGGACCCTCCTCGGGCTCGCCGGGGTGGCCGGCGCCATCTTCGGCTTCGTCCGCCTCTCTTCCCCGCAGAACGGCGAGAGGCGCGCCCAGGCCCTCGCCGATGCGTCGGCCATGGCGCAAAAGCTCCTGGAGGGATACGGCCAGACGGGATGGTGGGACATCCTGGTGTTCCGCCTGCAGGATTACCTCGAACACCTGGGCATGATGGCCGGGGGGCTGGTTCTCGTCCTCCTGAACTTCCTGGTGGGCCTCGCCGTCTGGCGGTCCGGCATCTTGCAGAACCCCGCGACGAACCTGCCCAGGATCCGGCGCGCGGCCCTCTGGCTCAGCGGTCTGGGGCTGGCCACGGGGGGCGTCAACCTCTTCATCCGTCCCCTCGCGGAATACGCCCGGAGCCACGGCCCCTGGGCCAAACTCCTGGCCCTGCCCCTGAGCCTCTCGCAGATCTACCACATGCCCCTTCTCGGGCTGGGATTCGGCGCCTTGCTCCTCCTGCTCTGGCAGAGCGGCCGGGCGCGGAGTCTCCTGGACGCCGTCGCCGCGGCGGGCCGCATGGCGCTCACCCAGTACCTTCTCCAGAGCCTGGTCATGACGGCGGTGTTTTACGGCTGGGGCCTCGGCCTGTACGGCAAGATCGGCTCCGCGGCGGGCCTGGGAATCGCCGCCTCCTTCTACGCGATCCAGGTGGCGGCAAGCGCCTGGTGGCTGAGGCGGTACCGTTTCGGACCCGCGGAGTGGCTCTGGCGGTCCGCCGGGTACGCCCGCCTCCAGCCCTTCCGTCTGGCGATCCCTTCCGCCGCGCCATCGGCGCCCCTCGCCCCGGAACCCGCCCGGAAGGGGTAGCGGGAATCCACCGAAGGTCTCGCTGTCGCCCGCCTACGGCGCGGCGAGGATGGCCTTCACGGCGGCGATTTCCTTCTCCAGCCCGTAGCGGCACTTGGCCTGGAGGGCTGCGTCCTCGCCCGGGCAGGGTCCTTGGGCCAGCTTCGCCTCCAGGGGCGGCAAGACCACCTTGGCGTAGTAGTCCTTGTGCTTCGTGTCCGCCAGGACCCAGTCCTGCCCGTTCCATTCGTACACGTGCGGGATCCCGGGCAATCCGTCCGCAAAAGCCCATCCCTCAGGCCACTCCAGGATTTCGTCGGCCAGGATGCGGTTACCCCCGGATCCCTCTGGACGATAAAGACGACTGGCGAGGGTCGGGTATTCTCCTTGATTGCCGATTCTGCGCTGGTGAAACAGACCGCCAACTTGTTCGACCAGGACCAGATAATCGGCTTTCCCGTTTTCTGCAACGCACAGCAGAGCGACCCTGCCGTCACCATGGAGGTCTACGAACCCGTACTCCTGGTACACGTGGACGTCGAACTCCGGATAGGTTGCGCCCTCCTCGTCTTGAAACGTCAGACCCGTGTAGGCCCGGGACACAACGCTGTAAGACGGGGAATCTTCATCGTAGGGGTATACGAAGGTGCAGAGGAATTGCTGAACCGTATCCACCGAAGAGAAGATCTCCTGCAATTTCGCAGTGTGTTCTACGGTCCACGGTACGCCTGCCGCCGCATCCCGGACGGAAGCGCATTGGACGGGGATGTACTCCGAACAGGTCGCCGCGTGTATCCTGACCGCCAGTCCCAATGCGGCCAGAAGCAACGGACTCGCCAGGCCTATGCGGCATCC
It includes:
- a CDS encoding DUF418 domain-containing protein — encoded protein: MNHPEITPKPAPIQGEPIPGDETGEFAPALPEERLAHIDFIRGAALFGVLAMNLQYFFRGPYELFVWSGHTHPGFLNDCVDDLLSLLVEGKAMTLFSMLFAVGLSIQMERKLARGGSFWGFALRRIGALFAIGAAHIVLIWNGDILTMYALMALPLFAFLKRRTRTLHIWLGTLLGLAGVAGAIFGFVRLSSPQNGERRAQALADASAMAQKLLEGYGQTGWWDILVFRLQDYLEHLGMMAGGLVLVLLNFLVGLAVWRSGILQNPATNLPRIRRAALWLSGLGLATGGVNLFIRPLAEYARSHGPWAKLLALPLSLSQIYHMPLLGLGFGALLLLLWQSGRARSLLDAVAAAGRMALTQYLLQSLVMTAVFYGWGLGLYGKIGSAAGLGIAASFYAIQVAASAWWLRRYRFGPAEWLWRSAGYARLQPFRLAIPSAAPSAPLAPEPARKG